The DNA window CATAGTCCCTGCCGATGCGTGCAATCTCGTCCTGTATGTGCTTCACATACGGACAATGTCTGCAGATGAACATCGCGAGCAGAGCGTTCTTGTCTTTGAAAGTTTCGAGCGAGATTGTTTTTCCGCTGACGACATCCGGCAGACTGAATGCCGGTACCGGCGTGCCGAGGGGAAGCATTGTGGAAAGGGTGCTGGCCATGAGAGTTCTTCCTTTGGAGTTCGTCATTCAACCCGTTGTTGTGGCCCGGTTACAGGTACTTCGTTTGCAAGATATTCCTATGATGCACCTCGTGCCCTGCAATAATATACGCAAGCGCCCGGACGGAAACTTCGGCGTTGCTTGCAGTGCCACTCCTGAGCCAAGCCTCATCACTGAGATGCTTGAACAATGCTGTCGTTGCCTGCCGGACATGCGAGAACTCCTCTGAAAGCTCGGCAAGCGGACATGCATCGTAGTTGCCGAACTGGATGTACGGCTCTTGCTCAAATCCCGGAAGCGGAGTCTTATCGTTGCGGGAAATGCGCAACGCCCTGTAGGAAAACACTCGCTCGGAATCAATCACATGTCCAAGGAGTTCCCTGATACTCCATTTGCCCGGCGCATAGCGGAATTGCTCCTGCGATTGCGGGATGCCGCGCAGCAGCCGAAGAGTCTCATCCTTCTGACGGTTGAGCGTTGCGAGAATGTCTTCCTTTGGAACGAGAGAGACGTACGTCCGGTAGTAGGGGGCGTATTCAGTTGGTTCGGGATAGCGGGTTGCATCTGCAGCCATGGTTTTTCTAATCCTATTTGTAAGAGAATCTCTGTGTCTTTGTGCCTCTGTGGCTCATTACATTTCTATCTCACTAAAGTTACCAGCAAATGCGTGAGCGTCTCTTCAGCATTCCCGCACAATCCCGTATGAACCGGTGACGTTTGCACAATCGTGCTGCGGGGCGCAGTGAGCCAGCGAAACCGCTCGCCTGGCGGAAGTTTGCCGATTGCCCCAGCCTGTTCGCCTCCGGCGCAAACCTGCTCAAATGCGCGAAGCTGTTCCTTGATTGCGCCAATATCTACTGCCTCGCTGAACGCACGCAATTTCTCTTCGTTCAGCTCGTATGCGATGCGCAGGAATTCCTGTGCCGGACAGAAAAGAAGAATGCCCGCGTTGAGGAATTCCTCCCGCTCGACCCGCGGCACAATGCGGATGATGGCGTATTCAAACAGATCGTTCGCGGGCACGGCGTGCCTCCTCGAGAAAAATGTTTGATGATCGTAATCGTTCCGTCAGAAATGCAGTGTAGAGCCGCCGCAAATCTTCAGCAGAGAACTCCGTACCAACAGCAGCCCCGGTCAACCATTCGTCGGGAATCAGCCGCACAATTTCCGAAAGGCGTTCGTGAGGGAGGCTTGCCCTCATCTCTTCATCGACGGCTGCAAGCTCATGAGCTTCGTTGAGAAGGATATGATCCTTCACCTGTTCAAACGGACGGCGGCTTACAGCTTCTACCGAGTTCCAGTTCTGCGGGACGTGATGGAAGTAGAGCGATGCCCCGTGATCAATAAGCCAGATGTTCTTGTGCCACACAAGCAAGTTGGCGTTGCGCGGTGTTCTGTCAACGTTAGTCAGATAAATGTCCAACCACACAATCTGCGAAGCGAGACGGCTTTCCACAGCTGTTACAACGGGGTTGAATGCTACCGCCCCGGGCAGATAGTCTATTGCGAGATTCAGCCCGGCGCTCGCGCGCAGCAAGTCCTGAATCTCCGGGTCAGGCTCAAGACGGCTCAGTTCGACATCGAGTGTCGCAAAAACAATCTCCGGAACGCGAAGCCCGAGCGTGCGTGCAATTTCCCCGGCAATGAGTTCGGCAATCAGGGCCTTGACACCCTGTCCGGCGCCGCGAAACTTCAGCACATACAGCCCGTCGTCATCCGCTTCGACGATGGCGGGCAGAGAACTCCCTTCGCGCAACGGCGTAACGTAGCGCGTAACGTTGACGGTTCGGATTGTCGGGGGATGGGGCACGGGAATTCTTGAAGTTGATGGAATAATATACTCCGCGTTGGCACGAGTAGCAATCAGAGGATGGATGCAATCCGTCTGATATACTCCGGCGTCGTACCGCAACATCCGCCGATGACGGATGCCCCGAGATTTCGCCATTCGAGCGCAAACCGGGCGTATTCCTTCTCATCAACATCGCGAGCCATTGCCCCCTCACGAACCTCAGGCTTACCGATGTTGCCATAGACTGCGAAGGGGATTGGTGATTGGAGATTACCGATTACGGATTTCAGTTGATGGATGAGCGGTGTAAGATAACGCGGCGAAATGCAGTTCAGCGAAAACATCGTCGGTTGAAGTTCAGCAATTGCTTTGATTGCATCGGTTAGTTGCTCGCCGCCGTAAAGTGTTCCATCCTTCTTGCATGTGAAGCTGACTACCACTTCCTTGCCCGTTGCCTTTGCCGCTTTGCATGCTGCGTACGCTTCGCGAATTGTCGTCATCGTCTCGACCAGAAAGAAATCAACGCCGAGTTCTGCAAGACGTCCGGCAAGCTCTGTGTGTTCCGCCAGCAGATCGTTTTCGTTCGGGACCAACTCCGGATGGTAACAATCCTCAACAGGCGCAATGCAACCTGCAATCAGAATCTCACGATCGGGGAATGTGTCTCGCGCTTGCCGTGCAAGTTGCACCGCCTTTGTCGTCAGTTCAAGTGAATGATCGGGAAGATTGGCGTTCTTGAACACGCGTTGGTTGGTTCGGAAGGTGTTCGTGACGATAATGTCAGCGCCCGCTTGGATATAATCCTTATGAATCTGCAACCCCACTTCGGGATGATGTACCAACGCATTGGCAGACCACAACGGCAACCCGATATCGATGCCGCGACGCTCAAGCTCTGTCCCCATCGCGCCGCTGAGAATCAACGGCGATTTCTTTGCCAACATTTCTGTCAATATCCGGCGCATTACTCCTGCCAGGGATATTTGAATTCCACCATTGCGCCGTTCCGCTCCACAATCTCCTTGATGCGCTGCTCAATGGTCGAGCGGGCTTCGGCAAGCATGCCGGAGTTCTGCGCTTTTTCGCGGGCAATGCGATGAAGTTCTTGCACCGCCGTTTCCCTGTCGGCGTCGGAGATTCTGTTCCACCAACCATTTTCATCAAGAATGATTTTGTAGGAATTCATCTCAACCGACAGAAGTTTTGGTGCGGGCATGTCGGCATCGACTCTCAACGGATACTTTCGGATGGTGATGGTGAAAGGCTCGTGCAAGTCAAATCCGGCTTTTGCCGTGAATGTTCCGCGCAGCGCAATCGTCTTCGTGCTTCCTAACCATTGATGCGACCATGAATACTCCACCATCATATCCCGTGCGACCGTCGCAATTTCAAGAATCGGCGTGTTTTGTTCGATGACGACGGTTTCGTTGATTTGAACTCTCGGCGTGAAGTTGAATGCTTCCTTGATGCCGTTGGCCACATTGGTCGCAAGATCTGTCGGGATTCTTACAAACACAATGTAAGCGGCTATCGCTGCGAGCAGCAATCCGATTCCGCCCGCTATCATCAGCTTCGAGTGTTTTGAGTTCATCATTTTTGGGATGAGATTGTCTGTGGATAATATAACCATGCAACCACTGAAATGAAAAAGCCCGCTCTTGCTGCGGGCCTTATGATCGTGTACACGCCGTTACAACGTCAGGCAACATCAAGTGTGCTGTTCCATCCTCCCATACCGTCAGGCTCTTTTTCTTTGTTGGCAGGATCTTCCAACCAAACGGCGCTGTCAATCACGTACTTGTACTGATGCTTTCCCGGCCGGGGTTTTGGCAGCCAGACACTCCACCAGCCTTCGGCGGATTCCTGCAACCGCAACGCCTGAGCGTTCCAATTGTTGAAACTTCCTGCGACAGCAACAGTCCGCGGAACACGATTGTGATACACAAAAAGAAGTCGCCCGTCAACGGCATGTACGCCCGCTTGCAGCGAGGCATGCCGCTTTTTCAGCGCCCGCTCGACTGCTGCGCGGGGATTGAGTACGCCGCGCCCTTGCTGCTCTTCCGGCGCATTCTTCAGCGGCTCGGCTGTTTCCATCAGGATGTGTTTCACTTCGCCCGGCGTGAGATCGGGGTTTGCTTCAAGCATCTGCGCCACGACCGAGCTGACAATCGGCGATGCGAACGATGTGCCATCGACATGCTTGTAGTGAGGGGCGATGTATTTCATCTCCCCGATTCTCCCCTTCACCCATGAATGAATTTTCTCTCTCTTCAATTCCTTGGGAGCTGAGGGGAGATTCTTCCGGTTGCGTGCGAGCAGCTTTTCCGCCATGCGCGGTGAGAAGTCAAGGAGTTTGAAGAGAAACGGCGCCTCCTTGAACTGGTCGGTTCCCGGAAGAATAGGCCCCGCAACCCAGATTGCCGGCGCAATCAGTTCAGGTTTCGAGTAACCGTCAACTGTGGTGCCGTAGGTCGAGTGAAACATCGTGCGAAAGTTCTTCCAGATTTCGTTTTGATCGTTCAGTCCGCCGACTGTGATTGCCGATGGCGAACTCGCCGGCGGGATGATCGGCTTCGAGGGATTGTTGCCGACTGCCGTAACGACGACAATTCCCTGTGCTACTGCCTCTTCTACTGCTTGATCAACCGGACTTTCCTTTGACGACACCGGCTCATCATCTGCAACCGAGAGGCTGATGATGCGGATATTGAATTCCTCCGCATGATCGATTGCCCAACGGATGCCGCGGGTGATGTTTTCGGTGTTGATCCAACCGGATTTTGCATCCATCACCTTGATCAAAACAACATCCGCCTCCGACGCGATGCCGCGATACATTCCTTTCGATAGCCAGCCGTCACCTGCCGCAGCAACGGAGGTCATCGTGCCGTGCCAGCTTTCGACATGCGGCTTGTTGAAGTAACTTCGCCGCCGTTTTTCGTTCGTGACATCAACAATCGCCTTGATGCGATTGCGCTGCTTTGCAAGATCGGGGTGCGGGTAGAAGCCCGAGTCGATGAACGCAATGGTAATTCCTCTTCCCCTGAAACGCGGGTCGGCGTTGAGCCGGAGCGGTGTGGGAAGTAATGCGAACTCATTGGAGACACGATTGCGGAAGAGTGTGCTGCGAACAGCCGTTTCACCGGACGATCTCCCGTCGGGTACAAAGTCGGGATCGGGAAGGAAGTGATCATCCGCCGATTCAAATTCATTCAAGTACAGGCAACGCTCGCACATTCCCTGATATACAGACCAGGAGGGATAGCGCGCTTCCATCTTCTTCACAACCGCTTCTTCGCCGTTGCCGGTGAAGTCATGCAGAAGTTGCTCAACGTACTGCTTGCAAATCGGACATTTGGGAGAGAACATGAATCCTCAGGAGAATACTTGCGCCATCAGCTTGCGCTTGGCAATGGGAAGAAGGGTTTCGGTGTAGGGAAAATCCAAATCTGTTTCACATATGAATGTTGCCGGATTGGGGAGATCACGATATTTCTCTATCAAGTCAAGTTTGATTGATTCGGGGGATTGATGAATAAGCTCCTGTCCGATCTCTCCCAAATTCGTCGTCTTCAATCGACGATAGCGTTCGTTTGCAGATGTAAACAACGACACTTCATACCGCAACAAATGCAGAAGTGCTGCTTTGGGGTCAGGAACGAACCAGTAGCCTTCTTCTCGATACATCGGCATGATCCCGACCTGTTCAATATGCATGTGTTCTTCGACGAAGTTGTAAATGCCGGCACCTTCTTCAATGACCTGCTGCAGGAGAGGGAGTCCCCACGTGATGAGTTCTGCTGCGCGCTCAAGATCACCGTCACTCATGGCATGCTCGTACACAAGTTTTCCCTGCTCCAGATCCACTTCCTTCAGATTGTGCGACATGTGTCCCTGAATATCATTCATCCCGTTGAGCACGCGGACGAGTGCCGCGTGAAGATCCACCAACTCCGCGAGTGCCGGATACAACTTGTTATGCGAGAACTCGCCGTAACACTCTTTCAATCCTTGAAGCACGTGATATTGCCGCGCTTCCATATCGCTCGAACCCGTGAGAAATGCGTCGAGACTCAACCTGTACATATCGACTCCCTGAAAATGTAAAACAGGATTTTCAAAGAACCTGCCATCACTCATAAGTATAAAAATCGAGCCAAAAGAATCAACAGTCATTTTCTGATTGAACGACATGAGATGGGTAATAGGGTTTTGTACATTGTAGAATGGAAAGGACAGCGTGAGCAATTTTGCAACGAGTTCAGTATATTTTTCAGACAAATTTGCAGGTACCGATGAGACCGGAAGAGAAGACACAATTATTGGGCGAGCCGCGGGAGGTCGATATTGTTGCCATCGAGCGGGAATTGGCGAGCCTCTGGAAAAACGCCGCAGAAGATCCTGGTGACGGGAATTCCGCGCCTGTCATCCGGGCATGCGCTCTTAACTTCGTTATCGTTACGGAAGATGACAGCGAGTTGGAAATGCTTGCAGGACTTGTCGACGATGTTACGATTGAGCATCCTGCGCGCATCTTCCTTGTCCACATTGACCGGCTGGCCGGACAACCGGCCCTTGATTCCTGGATTTCCGCCCGATGCACAATGCCGGTTCCCGGTGGTAAGCAAGTCTGTTGCGAGCAGATCACGCTGACCGCTTCGGGTACTGAAATACACAAAATTCCCAGCATTGTCACATCGTTGCTGGTTGCCGACGTTCCGAGCGTGTTGCTCTGGAAACCGTCGTTGGACTCGAACGATGGCATACTTCATTCGCTTCTTCGTGTTGTCAACAAGGTTATCATCGACTCTTCCGAGAATCTCACTCCAGAATCAAGCTTGTTTGAGTGGGAGAAGATCGTCGTCTCTCCCGGCCAGTACGCGACATTCAGCGACCTTGCATGGACTCATCTCACGGAATGGCGTTCGCTTGTCGCCGGCGCGTTCAATCCGCACGAGATGCGCGCAGCGCTTACGGATATCAATTCAGTCAAGCTTGAATATTCATCCACCACCACTCCACGTCACTCGGGGATGAGTCAGGCGTTGTTGTTTGTGAGTTGGCTTGCGCAAAAACTGAACTGGACGCCCCTGGACCGGCTTCGCAAAAGTGACTACGGCAAATATCACGGCAAATTCGGCCACTCGGATCACAGTATTGAGGTGGTAATCAGTCCTGCTTCTATCGGCAATGATTCCCGGGGCGGCATGGAATCTGTTATCATTCAAACACGAGGCAACCTTACGCTGAGATTTGCAACAACGGGGCATGCGGAATGCGTCCGGTTCACAAAACACGATAGCGCATCACCGCCCGATGAACTGCTGACCGTCCGGAGAAGAAAAAGCGAGGCGTTGTTGGTTGCCGAAGAGCTGCAAGTGAATTTTCGCGACACGGGATATGAGGCGGCACTGAACACGTTCACTCACATCTGCACGCTCCCGGCATGAACACACGAGTGTTGTGTTTCGAAAGCGCGGAGGAGCTTCACCGCGCGACGGCAAGCGACATCATTCAGATGCTGAACGGCGCGATTCGGACTTCGGGACAAAGTTCGCTGATGTTGAGCGGAGGGACCACTCCCGGTGCGGTGTACCGGCAACTTGCTTCGAAGCCTCTGCAGTCACAGCTTGACTGGCGTGCCGTGCATGTGTTCTGGGGCGACGAACGATGTGTTCCTCCGACTGAGAAGGAAAGTAACTACCGTATGGCGTACGAGGCACTTCTGGGGCATGTTCCGATTCCCGATCAGAACATTCATCGCATTCGGGGTGAACTCACGCCAACGACTGCCGCAGAGAAATACGAGCAGGAAATAAGGGAGTTCTTTTCTCTCAACAATGATGATCTACCGCGGTTCGATGTCACGTTGTTGGGATTGGGAGAAGACGGCCATACGGCGTCATTGTTTCCCGAAACGACGATCTTGAATGAAGCATCCCTGCTTGTCGCCAATGTATATGTTCCGAAGCTCGATGCCCAACGGATTAGCGTGACGTATCCGGTGTTGAACAACTCCGGAACGGTAACATTCATCGTCACAGGCGGGGGCAAGGCATCAATACTGCGTGATGTACTGGAAGGTGATGCGGACCCCTATCCGGCGGGAAAGATTCGACCGCGAAATGGAAGTCTGTTTTGGTATATTGACAGAGCTGCCGGATCCAAACTCCGCAGTCTGTAGATATCGCGAGAGAATGTCACACACACATCGAAAGAGAAGGCCATGATTCTGACCGGTGATATCGGGGGAACGAAAACCAATCTCGCATGCTTTGCTGTCGAGAACGGTAAACTGAGCCGGGGGCCTGTCAAGAGCTACCCGAGCAAGCAATACTCCTCCCTGACTCTGATTCTCAAGAGTTTCCAGCAGGAGATGTCGGCTACGATCGACATGGCATCATTCGGGATTGCGGGTCCCGTTGTCAACGGCCGATGCACCGCAACGAACTTGCCCTGGATCGTGGATGCGAAGGACATCGCCTCCGCATTCGGCCTGAAGAGAGCCGAACTCATCAACGACCTTGAAGCGACGGCATACGGGACCCTCCGTTTGCAGGAGAATGACAAGTTGATGCTGAACGCGGGTATGCAACAACCGCACGGAGCCATTGCCGTAATCGCGGCAGGAACAGGTTTGGGCGAAGGCGGACTCGTCTGGACAGGCTCACGCTATCAGGCCTTGCCGTCCGAGGGAGGCCATACGGATTTTGCTCCGCGCAATGAAACCGAAATTGAATTGCTTCGCTTTCTTCTCAAAAAATACAAGCGCGTCAGTTACGAACGCGTGATCTCCGGAATGGGAATCGAGAATCTCTATCAATTCTTCCGGACACAAGTGGGATATACCGAACCCGCATGGCTTGCAGACGAAATTGCCTCGGGCGATCCGGCAGCGGCGATTTCCTCCGCAGGCATTGCTGGGAAAGACGAAGCGTGCGTGAAGGCAATGGAGCTGTTTGTCTCACTCTATGCCGCGGAAGCGGCAAACCTCGGACTCAAGCTTCTCTCCACCGGAGGATTGTTCATTGGCGGCGGCATAGCGCCGAAGATTCTGCCGTTGCTTCAGCAATCAACTTTTATTGACTCGTTCACATCGAAGGGACGTTTGTCCGGTGTACTGAAGAACATGCCGGTTCACGTCATACTGAACGATACGATTGCACTCTACGGTGCCGCCCACTATGCACTGACGATGAATGAATAGTCCGATGGTACGGGTTAAGGTAAAAGTCTTCGGTCCGCTGAAGGATATTGTTCAGAAGGATGAAATACTGCTCGACGTGCCGCCGCCGCATACTGGAGATGCCGCGTTTGATGTTCTTGCGCGGCAGTTGCCTGCGTTGCAACAGTGGCGCAACAGTGTTCGTCTTGCCGTCAATTTCGAATACGTATCATTCGATCATGTTGTGAAAGAGAATGATGAGATCAGTTTCATTCCTCCGGTAAGTGGAGGATGAAACCAATTGAAGAAATACAAGCGCAACTTTCTCGTGGGGATATTCCACCTGCTCGGCTTTTGTGAAAGCGGCAGGCCATTGCATATGCAGGTATCACGACAAATTTCCGTTTTGACAAAAATCATTACATTATATCAGCCCGATGAAACAGAATGGATTGATTACTCAAAGAGGAGGTGATGATGTTTGAGTGCAGCGTTTGCGGATCGAACGAATCGGTTCAGAAGCGCGTGAACCAGGTATTCGATGTGGATGGAAAGCCGATTCTTGTTGAGAATATTCCAGCGACTGTGTGCGTCCGGTGCGGCGATGCGACGTTTGATGTTGCTGTGGGAGAGAAGATTCGAACGATGCTGCGCGGAGAATCAAAGCCCGCACGTTCAATTGCCGTCGATGTTTTTGACTATGCGTAGCTGATTGGTTACACACATCATTTGACTGTACAATGGTCTCCCTCACTCCCAATCCCATTGATGTTTCTGCAATTCTCGGCGCCATTCAATCACCGCAGGCAGGCGGCATCGATTGCTTCATCGGCACGGTGCGCAATCACGCACACGGCAAGCGTGTGAAGGGACTCGAATACTCTGCGTACGTTCCGATGGCGGAGAAGATGATGGCGGAGATCGAACAGGATCTCAGAAAGAAATGGATTCTCCATAACGTCACACTTGTGCATCGCATCGGTTCGCTGAACGTAGGAGATGTCGCTGTTGTCACGGCTGTTTCCGCTTCCCACCGCGCTGAAGCATTTGAAGCCTGCCGCTACGCCATCGACCGCATCAAAGAGATTGTGCCGATCTGGAAGAAAGAAATCTACGAAGAAGGACAGGCATGGGTCGTCGGGCAGCATGATGTTGATTTTGTCGGAGGGGGAGAAGGGTGAGCAGGCAACTCATCGACACGTTCGGCCGCGTTGTGACGAACCTTCGCATTTCCGTCACCGATCGATGCAACTTCCGCTGCTCCTACTGCATGCCCGAAGAGGGAATGGAATGGCTGAAGCGGAACCAACTTCTCACCTACGAAGAAATCACGCGTCTCGTTCGCATCTTTGCGTCTCTCGGTATTCACAAAATCCGCCTCACAGGGGGCGAGCCGCTGATGCGCAAAGAAGTGTGGCGGCTTGTCGCGATGCTGAAGAAAGTTGATGGTATCAACGATATTGCGTTGACGACGAACGGCTATTTTCTTGCCGGGCAGGCGCAACGCCTCGCTGACGCCGGGCTGAACCGGATTAACGTGAGTCTCGATTCTCTCTCTCCCGGACTCTTCGCAGATCTCGTCCGGCGGGATTACTTCAGCAAGACGTGGGAAGGAATTGAAGCAGCCGACCGTGCCGGGCTTCATCCGATCAAGCTCAATGTTGTACTCATTCGTGGAGTGAATGATGGCGAGATACTGAAGTTCGCCGAACTCGCCCGGACCCGCGGGTTTGTTATTCGCTTCATCGAATTCATGCCCATCGGAAAGGATGATGGCTGGGCATTGGACAAGGTTGTGCCGACGCACGAAGTTCTTGAGAACATCAATTCCACCTTCCGTCTCATTCCGATGCCGCACCCGAACGGCAAATCGCCCGCCGAGAGGTACATGTTTGCAGACGGCAAAGGCGAAATCGGATTCATCAGCTCGGTCAGTCAACCGTTCTGCGGCGATTGCGACCGCGTTCGCGTGACGAGTGACGGGAAGTTTCGTACGTGTTTGTTCTCACTTGTCGAAACAGATTTGCGCGGAATGCTTCGCGGCGGAGCGGATGATGAAGAGATTGCCGACGCCCTTGTTCATGCGGTGTGGAAGAAAGAAGAGGGTCATCTCATCAACCAACCCGGCTTTGTTCGTCCCGAACGGACAATGAGTCAGATCGGAGGATAGAATCAGACATCAAAGACGGTTGCTTCTGCAAAGAAGGAGTAGTATCATAGCAATGAACACTGCAAAGGGTTATGTATGGAATCTGCAAGCATAAAGGAAGAAGCGAAACGCCTTATTGACAAGCTTCCCGAGAACACAACGTGGGATGATCTGATGTATGAAATCTATGTTCGGCAAGCCGTTGAAGCCGGCCTTGCCGACAGTCTTGCAGGTCGAACCTCCCGTGTTGAAGAAGTCCGCGCCAAATTCAAACTCCCGCAATGACGGTTCATTGGACTGCCACCGCGGAGAGTCACCTTCAGGGGATTCACGACTACATCGCGCAGACATCTCCGCGCTATGCACTCCGGTGGGTTGACAGGCTCACCCGGCGGACTCAACAAATTGCAGTGTTTCCACTATCCGGGCGCGTTGTTCACGGGGCTCGACAGATTCTACCGACCGAATAGCGACATGCAACGGTTCAATGTCATCCCTCTCGATTTTCAGAACCTGCCGGAAGAAGAACAACTCCGACGTGCAAAAGAGTTTCTCGATCTTTGCCGGCGTCGTAGATCGGTGCGGGAGTTTTCAGACAAGCCCGTCTCCCGCGAACTGATTGAGACGATTATCGCCACCGCCGGCACGGCGCCATCCGGCGCGAACAAGCAGCCATGGAAGTTTGTGTTGGTGGACGATCCGAACCTCAAGCGCGAGATTCGTATTGCGGCGGAGAGGGAAGAAAAGGAAAGCTACGAACACCGTATGCCGCAGGATTGGCTCGACGACCTTGAACCGCTCGGCACGGATTGGCACAAGGAGTTTCTGGAAGTTGCGCCCTGCTTGATTGTTGTATTCAAAGAGAAGTACCGGATGGAAGAGGGAAAGCAGAAAAAGAACTACTACGTTGAAGAGTCGGTCGGGATTGCATGCGGATTCCTGCTGGCGGCAATTCACAACGCCGGATTGGCTTCGCTCACGCACACACCAAGCCCGATGAATTTTCTGCGCGACATTCTGCAGCGGCCTGCGAACGAAGTTCCCTACCTTCTCATTCCTGTCGGGTATCCGAAGGAGGGAGTGAAGGTGCCGGACCTTCATCGGAAGAAGCTTGGCGATATCCTCATAACGAATCCTCTCAGAATATTGTGAAAGCTCCCATCGCCGATTCGTCTTGACATTAGTTCCCCGTTTTTGTTAC is part of the Bacteroidota bacterium genome and encodes:
- a CDS encoding molybdenum cofactor biosynthesis protein MoaE; translated protein: MVSLTPNPIDVSAILGAIQSPQAGGIDCFIGTVRNHAHGKRVKGLEYSAYVPMAEKMMAEIEQDLRKKWILHNVTLVHRIGSLNVGDVAVVTAVSASHRAEAFEACRYAIDRIKEIVPIWKKEIYEEGQAWVVGQHDVDFVGGGEG
- a CDS encoding nitroreductase family protein; its protein translation is MQRFNVIPLDFQNLPEEEQLRRAKEFLDLCRRRRSVREFSDKPVSRELIETIIATAGTAPSGANKQPWKFVLVDDPNLKREIRIAAEREEKESYEHRMPQDWLDDLEPLGTDWHKEFLEVAPCLIVVFKEKYRMEEGKQKKNYYVEESVGIACGFLLAAIHNAGLASLTHTPSPMNFLRDILQRPANEVPYLLIPVGYPKEGVKVPDLHRKKLGDILITNPLRIL
- a CDS encoding type II toxin-antitoxin system RelE/ParE family toxin, with amino-acid sequence MTVHWTATAESHLQGIHDYIAQTSPRYALRWVDRLTRRTQQIAVFPLSGRVVHGARQILPTE
- the moaA gene encoding GTP 3',8-cyclase MoaA, whose protein sequence is MSRQLIDTFGRVVTNLRISVTDRCNFRCSYCMPEEGMEWLKRNQLLTYEEITRLVRIFASLGIHKIRLTGGEPLMRKEVWRLVAMLKKVDGINDIALTTNGYFLAGQAQRLADAGLNRINVSLDSLSPGLFADLVRRDYFSKTWEGIEAADRAGLHPIKLNVVLIRGVNDGEILKFAELARTRGFVIRFIEFMPIGKDDGWALDKVVPTHEVLENINSTFRLIPMPHPNGKSPAERYMFADGKGEIGFISSVSQPFCGDCDRVRVTSDGKFRTCLFSLVETDLRGMLRGGADDEEIADALVHAVWKKEEGHLINQPGFVRPERTMSQIGG